The DNA segment ATCGGATTCGGGGCTGACGAAAGTAGCATCACGGTTAGCGATGTTCGCATGAACTTCAACCTCGGATGGCAGAATCCAATCGACCGCTTTGACGTCGATGACATGGGTGACGTTACCGCTCGTGACGCCCTGCTGATCATCAACGAATTGCATCGAAAGCGAGTTCACGATCCGGTGACGCGAGACCTGTTCGCGATCACTGATGACGTCGGTCCGCCACCGTTCTACGACGTCAATGGCGACGGAAAAGTATCGGCACTCGATGCTTTGCAAGTGCTGAACCAAGTTGGACGTCTATCGGGTAACCTGGAAAGCGAACTACCCGATTCTTGGCAGAACCCGATTCTGGCTGCCGACGTGAATGACAATGGAACCGTCACAACCGGCGACGCGCTCGTGATCCTGAATGAACTTGCTCGCGGAAGTGTTCACGACAAGGCGGACGGTCGACTGTACGCGATCACCGAAACCGTTCGGCCGGCCCCGTATTATGACGTGGACGGCAACGGTTTAGTTTCGGCACAGGATGCGCTTCGCGTCATCAACACGGTAGCCCGACAAGCAACCGCTGAACCGGAGGCGACTGACGAAGCGTTGTTGTCGCTGCTGGATGAGCGCTAACCGCGGCGACTGATCACGATCACTGGGCACTTAGTTTGCCCAGCGATTTGGCGAGTGAATCGGCCGAACAGTTTTTGTCGCGGGCCAATCCGCTGGACGCCCAAGATGATCAATCCAGATTCGTCAGCTCGCTCGACCACTGCCGCGATCGCGTCGTCGTGCAACAAGACTTCTCGCTCGCATCGCCCGCCAAAGTTGTCGTACGCCAATCGATCTAGTTCTTTCTTCACCCGTTTCAAATCTGCCGCTGACGTGTTAGTGGGAACGACGCGCAGAAACTTGACATCACAATTCTGTTTTCGTGCCAAACTGCCCAATAGCCGCGTCAGTAAGTAATCGTGACCACCCCGCCCGGCAACCGGAACCAAAATACGTTGCCGTTCGACAAGATGCCAGTTTTTGGGCGCACGAAGCACGACGACATCGGTATCTAACCGGCTCAGCAATCCTTCGATGGGCGTCGCTACGCCCTCTTCGGCGATCTCACTTAAACCCAACAACACAGACTCGCACCGATGCAGTCGAGCCACCCGTGCGATCTCTTCCATCGGCGACGCCGCCACCGTAGTCAACGTTTCGGCGCGAACGCCCTGTCGCACCGATGCGTGAATGAGTTCGCGTTGAACGGCATGAATACGGTCGGTCGGTTCCGGGTTCTCCTGCGGATTCCAGTCCGGCGGCGCCACCACGATACTTTGCAGTAGAACTCGGCCGACCGCGGCCGGCACCAATGTTTCAGCAAGCGCGATCATCGCGTCGGCGTTTTCGGGGTTGGCGATCGGCACCAACACCAGCGGCGTGTTCCCGCGCAGCCGCGACAATTCCGGATTGGACGCAACACTCGATACGTCTCGCAATCGTGCACTACGCGCAAACAACGTTAAAAACAACAACCCACCAAGACTCAACCAAATGACCGCGATCAATCCGGCTTGCGGAACCGCGATCCCTTGAAAAATTGCCAAGCCGATGCACGCCAAGCCGCCAACGATTGGGACGGCGGGATACCACGGCGACAAGAACGGTGGTGGGCTAGCTTCGCTACGCTGTCGCACCAAGACGCTCAACCAGTGTGCGATCGCAAAGGTAACCAGAAAAATCAAACTCGATGCCGCGCCGGCGGCCGACACATCGGGCAGCGCCAACACCAACACACACACCAGCGACGATGTCACAATCACCGA comes from the Rubripirellula reticaptiva genome and includes:
- a CDS encoding amino acid permease — its product is MKQVRHIGLFGATGVGVGAIVGGGILALAGVAFATTGPSAILAFALNGVIGLLTALSFAEMASKFPESGGTYTFSRKVLSVESAFTVGWVVWFASIVAAVLYALGFAHFGMIFLQNVAALAGLEWAWLDQPALVPGLAIVTTILLAISLMVKTGGGGNAANVGKVAVFAVVIVGGLWAVTRQSGGDTSAAFRPFFSSGVSGLIQAMGYSFIALQGFDLIAAVGGEVKKPEKTIPRAMILSLVIALMIYMPLLSVMVAVGTSEGQSIASAAAEDPEGIVAVAARHFLGPIGYWLVIVAAVLSMFTALQANLFAASRIALAMSRDRTLPTVISRLSKGKNIPTVSVIVTSSLVCVLVLALPDVSAAGAASSLIFLVTFAIAHWLSVLVRQRSEASPPPFLSPWYPAVPIVGGLACIGLAIFQGIAVPQAGLIAVIWLSLGGLLFLTLFARSARLRDVSSVASNPELSRLRGNTPLVLVPIANPENADAMIALAETLVPAAVGRVLLQSIVVAPPDWNPQENPEPTDRIHAVQRELIHASVRQGVRAETLTTVAASPMEEIARVARLHRCESVLLGLSEIAEEGVATPIEGLLSRLDTDVVVLRAPKNWHLVERQRILVPVAGRGGHDYLLTRLLGSLARKQNCDVKFLRVVPTNTSAADLKRVKKELDRLAYDNFGGRCEREVLLHDDAIAAVVERADESGLIILGVQRIGPRQKLFGRFTRQIAGQTKCPVIVISRRG